The Miltoncostaea oceani genome includes a region encoding these proteins:
- a CDS encoding PQQ-dependent sugar dehydrogenase, with amino-acid sequence MTRRLPIAALVAVGVMAFAACGGDGDAADAPAPTAGDTPAAAGEQQTGAYRLARVRAGLGDALYVTGAPGQADRLFVVQQSGRIRILERGRLLPGSFLDISGRISSGGERGLLGLAFHPDYARNGRFYVNYTEPSGDTRVAEYRRATATRARPSSGRILLRIDQPFANHNGGHLAFGPDGMLHVATGDGGSGGDPEGNGQDRSSLLGKILRIDVDARTGGRPYGIPADNPFAGGGGAPEVYAYGLRNPWRFSFDRTRGDIWIGDVGQNAIEEIDYRPRGRANGANFGWNAFEGRSRFPGGGPVRGSAPVAPVAQYTHSAGCSVTGGYVYRGARAAGLRGRYVYADFCTGRVWSMRAGPRPGGVRDETGRLGVSLSNVTSFGEGLNGDLYVLANGSLYRFVGR; translated from the coding sequence GTGACCCGCCGCCTGCCGATCGCCGCCCTCGTCGCCGTGGGCGTGATGGCGTTCGCCGCGTGCGGGGGTGACGGCGACGCCGCCGACGCGCCCGCCCCCACCGCGGGCGACACCCCGGCCGCGGCCGGGGAGCAGCAGACCGGCGCCTACCGCCTCGCCCGCGTCCGCGCGGGCCTCGGCGACGCCCTCTACGTGACGGGGGCGCCCGGCCAGGCGGACCGCCTGTTCGTCGTCCAGCAGAGCGGCCGCATCCGCATCCTCGAGCGCGGGCGCCTGCTGCCGGGGTCCTTCCTCGACATCTCGGGACGGATCAGCTCCGGCGGGGAGCGCGGCCTGCTCGGCCTGGCGTTCCACCCCGACTACGCCCGCAACGGGCGATTCTACGTGAACTACACGGAACCGTCCGGTGACACCCGCGTCGCGGAGTACCGCCGCGCGACGGCCACCCGGGCCCGCCCGTCGAGCGGCCGCATCCTGCTGCGCATCGACCAGCCGTTCGCGAACCACAACGGCGGCCACCTCGCGTTCGGCCCCGACGGGATGCTCCACGTCGCGACCGGCGACGGCGGCAGCGGCGGCGACCCCGAGGGCAACGGCCAGGACCGCTCCTCGCTGCTCGGCAAGATCCTGCGGATCGACGTCGACGCCCGCACCGGCGGCCGCCCCTACGGGATCCCCGCCGACAACCCGTTCGCCGGCGGCGGCGGCGCGCCCGAGGTCTACGCCTACGGCCTGCGCAACCCGTGGCGCTTCTCGTTCGACCGCACGCGCGGCGACATCTGGATCGGCGACGTCGGCCAGAACGCCATCGAGGAGATCGACTACCGGCCGCGGGGACGCGCGAACGGCGCGAACTTCGGCTGGAACGCCTTCGAGGGCCGCTCCCGGTTCCCCGGCGGGGGCCCCGTCCGCGGGTCCGCGCCCGTCGCCCCCGTCGCCCAGTACACGCACTCGGCCGGCTGCTCCGTCACCGGCGGCTACGTCTACCGCGGCGCGCGCGCCGCCGGGCTCCGCGGCCGGTACGTCTACGCCGACTTCTGCACGGGTCGCGTCTGGAGCATGCGCGCCGGGCCGCGGCCGGGCGGCGTGCGCGACGAGACCGGTCGCCTCGGCGTCTCCCTCTCCAACGTCACGTCGTTCGGAGAGGGCCTGAACGGCGACCTCTACGTGCTGGCCAACGGGTCGCTCTACCGCTTCGTGGGTCGCTGA
- a CDS encoding peptidoglycan DD-metalloendopeptidase family protein — protein MGTLAPTPHPVADAERLRLAGRARMLSWVSLVYMSAEGAIAVTAGVLAGSVALVGFGLDSAIEGFASAIIVWRFTGHRVFSEAAERRAQRLVAIQFLVLAPYVGVESLRAIVTRERPDASVVGIALAAAGLAVMPYLGIAKARLADRLGSAATRGEGRQNLLCAYLAGALLLGLVGNMAFGAWWLDPAVGLLIAGVAVREGIEAWRGTAAPASPGRRRVPGAPAGAATTGATAPGERTARHAAHRGGVVDPASYDAGPDVIRCCERSIGVADRSIPVEATPCAPQSARATSMPQTSPATRIAVAAASLLLLLAAVTGAAAAPSIAGTRAEVEQLGRQVAEMDIAIGQAVAAQNAAIDRLEEAQSTLAVTRGELSGARRDLERSRGLLRDRIVSLYVEGTPTFAEVLLTSGSLADAQEATDLIDQIARGDASAVAGVRVRRARLETLEEQQISAEAVRRRELEASEDRRAELDAALASRRAVLDEARAELRRLVKEEKARKARLAALEKARRAALTSMPYAGSTAIPGALPAGDFLFPVAGPTTFTNDWMYPRPGGRSHQGIDLFAARGTPVVAVADGSLFNVGYNGLGGWRLWVRDRAGNGFYYAHLSAYSPAAVEGATVTRGTVLGYVGDSGDARGTPNHLHFEIHPGGGGPVPPYPIVTGWPRAG, from the coding sequence GTGGGCACCCTGGCCCCCACCCCGCACCCCGTCGCTGACGCCGAGCGCCTCCGGCTCGCCGGCCGGGCGCGGATGCTCTCGTGGGTGAGCCTCGTCTACATGTCCGCGGAGGGCGCCATCGCGGTCACCGCCGGCGTGCTGGCCGGCTCGGTGGCGCTCGTGGGCTTCGGGCTCGACTCGGCGATCGAAGGTTTCGCCTCGGCGATCATCGTCTGGCGCTTCACCGGCCACCGGGTCTTCTCGGAGGCCGCGGAACGGCGGGCGCAGAGGCTCGTCGCGATCCAGTTCCTCGTGCTGGCGCCGTACGTCGGCGTCGAGTCGCTGCGGGCGATCGTCACCCGCGAGCGCCCCGACGCGAGCGTCGTCGGGATCGCGCTGGCCGCCGCGGGTCTCGCGGTGATGCCCTACCTCGGGATCGCCAAGGCGCGACTGGCCGACCGGCTGGGCTCGGCCGCCACCCGGGGCGAGGGCCGGCAGAACCTGCTGTGCGCCTACCTGGCCGGTGCCCTGCTGCTCGGCCTCGTCGGGAACATGGCCTTCGGGGCCTGGTGGCTCGATCCCGCGGTCGGGCTCCTGATCGCGGGCGTGGCCGTCCGGGAGGGCATCGAGGCGTGGCGGGGGACGGCTGCGCCTGCGTCGCCGGGCCGGCGCCGGGTCCCGGGAGCGCCGGCCGGCGCGGCGACGACGGGTGCGACGGCCCCGGGTGAGCGGACCGCCCGCCACGCGGCGCACCGTGGCGGCGTCGTGGATCCCGCGTCGTACGACGCGGGGCCGGACGTCATCCGGTGTTGCGAACGCTCAATCGGCGTTGCAGACCGGTCGATCCCTGTTGAGGCAACCCCGTGTGCGCCTCAGAGTGCGCGGGCGACCTCGATGCCCCAGACCTCCCCCGCCACGCGGATCGCCGTCGCGGCCGCCTCCCTGCTCCTCCTGCTCGCCGCCGTCACCGGCGCCGCGGCCGCGCCGTCGATCGCCGGCACCCGCGCCGAGGTCGAGCAGCTCGGGCGCCAGGTGGCCGAGATGGACATCGCCATCGGCCAGGCCGTCGCCGCCCAGAACGCGGCGATCGACCGCCTCGAGGAGGCGCAGAGCACCCTCGCGGTGACGCGTGGCGAGCTGTCCGGCGCCCGCCGCGACCTGGAGCGCTCCCGTGGCCTGCTGCGCGACCGGATCGTGTCGCTCTACGTCGAGGGGACGCCGACCTTCGCGGAGGTGCTCCTGACCAGCGGGAGCCTCGCCGACGCGCAGGAGGCGACCGACCTCATCGACCAGATCGCCCGTGGCGACGCGAGCGCCGTCGCCGGCGTCCGCGTGCGCCGCGCCCGCCTGGAGACGCTCGAGGAGCAGCAGATCTCGGCCGAGGCCGTCCGGCGGCGCGAGCTGGAGGCGTCCGAGGACCGCCGCGCCGAGCTCGACGCGGCGCTCGCGAGCCGCCGCGCGGTGCTCGACGAGGCGCGAGCGGAGCTGCGCCGCCTCGTGAAGGAGGAGAAGGCGCGGAAGGCGCGCCTCGCCGCCCTCGAGAAGGCGCGGCGCGCGGCGTTGACGTCGATGCCGTACGCCGGGTCGACCGCGATCCCGGGGGCGCTGCCCGCCGGGGACTTCCTCTTCCCCGTCGCCGGGCCGACGACGTTCACGAACGACTGGATGTACCCGCGGCCCGGCGGGCGCTCGCACCAGGGGATCGACCTCTTCGCGGCGCGCGGCACCCCGGTCGTCGCGGTGGCCGACGGGTCCCTCTTCAACGTCGGCTACAACGGCCTCGGCGGATGGCGGCTGTGGGTGCGGGACCGCGCGGGCAACGGCTTCTACTACGCCCACCTGTCGGCGTACTCGCCGGCGGCCGTGGAGGGCGCGACCGTCACGCGCGGCACCGTCCTCGGCTACGTGGGCGACAGCGGCGACGCCCGGGGCACCCCGAACCACCTGCACTTCGAGATCCACCCGGGCGGCGGCGGCCCCGTGCCGCCCTACCCGATCGTCACCGGGTGGCCGCGCGCCGGCTGA
- a CDS encoding chlorite dismutase family protein: protein MGEVRPSIGWGVVHLMLHAQPDEPGGDDVLDAIARFDAVDDQQVIVSSVLGASADVGLMALGPDLDALDRFTKEVLRGPFDCVYSFVSLTELSEYTSTEEQERARLEADGEGDVEGRLAAWTERMAAYNDARLHPRLPERALIAFYPMSKRRAEGANWYSLPFDERRELMQGHARVGRRYAGRVLQLITGATGIDDWEWGVTLLADDPVTIKEIVYEMRFDEVSARYGEFGPFFVGLVMGARDAFGRAGVLDDD from the coding sequence GTGGGGGAGGTCCGTCCGTCGATCGGGTGGGGCGTCGTCCACCTCATGCTGCACGCGCAGCCCGACGAGCCCGGCGGCGACGACGTGCTGGACGCGATCGCCCGGTTCGACGCCGTCGACGACCAGCAGGTCATCGTGTCGTCGGTCCTCGGCGCGAGCGCCGACGTCGGCCTGATGGCCCTCGGCCCCGACCTCGACGCGCTCGACCGGTTCACGAAGGAGGTGCTCCGCGGCCCCTTCGACTGCGTCTACTCGTTCGTGTCGCTGACGGAGCTGAGCGAGTACACCAGCACGGAGGAGCAGGAGCGCGCGCGCCTCGAGGCCGACGGGGAGGGCGACGTCGAGGGCCGCCTCGCGGCGTGGACGGAGCGGATGGCCGCCTACAACGACGCCCGCCTCCACCCCCGGCTGCCCGAGCGGGCCCTGATCGCGTTCTACCCCATGTCGAAGCGCCGGGCCGAGGGCGCGAACTGGTACTCGCTGCCGTTCGACGAGCGCCGCGAGCTGATGCAGGGTCACGCCCGCGTCGGCCGTCGGTACGCCGGACGCGTGCTGCAGCTCATCACCGGGGCGACCGGCATCGACGACTGGGAGTGGGGGGTCACCCTCCTCGCCGACGACCCCGTGACGATCAAGGAGATCGTCTACGAGATGCGCTTCGACGAGGTCAGCGCGCGGTACGGCGAGTTCGGCCCGTTCTTCGTCGGACTGGTGATGGGGGCCCGCGACGCGTTCGGCCGCGCGGGCGTGCTCGACGACGACTGA
- the ispH gene encoding 4-hydroxy-3-methylbut-2-enyl diphosphate reductase → MSTELELVAPRGYCAGVERAIQTVERVLEEIGAPVYVRGEIVHNTHVVSTLRAKGAIFVERASEVPEGETIILSAHGVSPEVHRVCRERGLRVIDATCPLVSKVHAEVRRYAGRGATVLLVGHADHEEVVGTRGEAPDAVIVVEDVAGAETVEVPDPERVALTTQTTLSIDDTAAIVDVLKRRFPALAGPKSSDICYATQNRQDAVRAVVGDGADLVLVVGSRNSSNSNRMVEVARSSGAASYLIDNVGELDPTWLEGTRRVALTAGASAPEVLVQEVASALVASGYLRGGEELPSAEGVFFRLPVEVRTTS, encoded by the coding sequence GTGAGCACCGAGCTGGAACTCGTCGCGCCGCGCGGCTACTGCGCCGGGGTGGAGCGCGCCATCCAGACCGTCGAGCGGGTCCTGGAGGAGATCGGGGCGCCGGTGTACGTGCGCGGGGAGATCGTGCACAACACCCACGTCGTCTCCACCCTCCGCGCGAAGGGCGCGATCTTCGTGGAGCGCGCGAGCGAGGTCCCCGAGGGCGAGACGATCATCCTCTCCGCCCACGGCGTCTCCCCCGAGGTCCACCGCGTCTGCCGGGAGCGGGGCCTGCGCGTCATCGACGCCACCTGCCCCCTCGTCTCGAAGGTCCACGCCGAGGTGCGGCGCTACGCCGGCCGTGGCGCGACGGTGCTGCTGGTGGGGCACGCCGACCACGAGGAGGTCGTCGGCACCCGCGGCGAGGCGCCGGACGCGGTGATCGTGGTGGAGGACGTCGCCGGCGCCGAGACCGTCGAGGTGCCCGACCCCGAGCGCGTGGCGCTGACCACCCAGACGACGTTGTCGATCGACGACACCGCCGCCATCGTGGACGTCCTGAAGCGCCGCTTCCCCGCCCTCGCGGGCCCCAAGTCGAGCGACATCTGCTACGCCACCCAGAACCGCCAGGACGCCGTCCGCGCGGTCGTCGGGGACGGCGCCGACCTCGTGCTGGTCGTCGGGTCGCGCAACTCCTCGAACTCGAACCGGATGGTCGAGGTGGCGCGCTCCTCGGGCGCCGCGTCGTACCTGATCGACAACGTCGGCGAGCTCGACCCGACGTGGCTGGAGGGGACGCGCCGCGTCGCGCTCACCGCCGGGGCGTCGGCCCCGGAGGTGCTGGTGCAGGAGGTCGCGTCGGCCCTCGTCGCGTCGGGGTACCTGCGCGGCGGGGAGGAGCTCCCGTCCGCCGAGGGCGTCTTCTTCCGCCTCCCCGTCGAGGTCCGCACCACCTCCTAG
- a CDS encoding ABC transporter permease — MTTRPAPGRGRRLRRLERPALAGVMVREVINFTSHWRSTTFSSTVEPTIYLLAFGFGFGSLVSTVGGYDYVEFVGTGTVATAVLFSSAFPAMFGVFVKYQFQHTYDAILAAPVDTEELVTAEMLWIAIRAGVYGCTPMLVAMVFGLDPSWGMLTVPFIAFLAGLGWAGFGIAIAGRMTSIENFNYVISAVLTPLFLVAGTFFPLDQLPDWAQTLAQLNPLYHLVELVRHAVFGWEGAVDLLHVGVLVVFAAITWRVGIALMTRKLIS; from the coding sequence GTGACGACCCGTCCCGCCCCCGGGCGCGGCCGCCGCCTGCGCCGCCTGGAGCGCCCCGCCCTCGCCGGCGTGATGGTGCGCGAGGTCATCAACTTCACGTCGCACTGGCGCTCCACGACGTTCTCGTCGACCGTTGAGCCGACGATCTACCTGCTGGCGTTCGGGTTCGGCTTCGGCTCGCTGGTCTCGACGGTCGGCGGGTACGACTACGTCGAGTTCGTCGGCACCGGCACCGTCGCGACCGCCGTCCTCTTCTCGTCGGCGTTCCCCGCGATGTTCGGCGTGTTCGTGAAGTACCAGTTCCAGCACACCTACGACGCGATCCTCGCAGCCCCGGTGGACACCGAGGAGCTGGTGACCGCGGAGATGCTGTGGATCGCGATCCGCGCCGGCGTCTACGGGTGCACCCCGATGCTCGTGGCGATGGTGTTCGGCCTCGACCCGAGCTGGGGGATGCTGACCGTCCCGTTCATCGCGTTCCTCGCCGGCCTCGGCTGGGCGGGGTTCGGCATCGCCATCGCCGGCCGCATGACGTCGATCGAGAACTTCAACTACGTCATCAGCGCGGTGCTGACCCCGCTGTTCCTGGTGGCCGGGACGTTCTTCCCGCTCGACCAGCTCCCCGACTGGGCGCAGACGCTCGCCCAGCTCAACCCGCTCTACCACCTGGTGGAGCTCGTCCGGCACGCCGTCTTCGGCTGGGAGGGCGCGGTCGACCTCCTGCACGTCGGCGTGCTGGTGGTGTTCGCGGCGATCACCTGGCGGGTCGGCATCGCCCTCATGACCCGCAAGCTGATCAGCTAG
- a CDS encoding alpha/beta fold hydrolase encodes MGAVATIEVGQGPPVLLIHGLNGFKEGWGPLPGALADAGMRAVMVDLPGSGASPRLRRTTPAALADALAPLLGALRPAGLVAHSLGTQVAVLAAAARPGRVGRLALISPWVLPRPRRLRPRSVTDVLRLPVVGRPLARLAIAHMRRDPVRRRQAFLGAVADPDALSRDPVMAELLDEATDRLARADVRAMADWAASALALDLRPRARAVTAPVLLVSGARDRVTRPAGAEALAAALPDARLLRLDGVGHFPHLEAPGAVLPAVAGHLA; translated from the coding sequence GTGGGCGCAGTCGCGACGATCGAGGTCGGCCAGGGGCCGCCGGTGCTCCTGATCCACGGCCTCAACGGCTTCAAGGAGGGCTGGGGTCCGCTGCCCGGCGCCCTCGCCGACGCCGGGATGCGGGCGGTGATGGTCGACCTGCCCGGGTCCGGAGCGTCCCCGCGCCTGCGCCGCACCACGCCCGCCGCCCTCGCGGACGCCCTGGCGCCGCTGCTCGGCGCCCTCCGCCCGGCGGGCCTGGTCGCGCACTCCCTCGGCACCCAGGTCGCGGTGCTCGCGGCGGCGGCGCGGCCCGGCCGCGTCGGCCGGCTGGCGCTGATCTCGCCGTGGGTCCTGCCGCGGCCCCGCCGCCTGCGCCCCCGCAGCGTCACCGACGTCCTGCGCCTGCCCGTCGTCGGGCGGCCCCTCGCGCGCCTCGCGATCGCCCACATGCGCCGCGACCCCGTGCGCCGCCGGCAGGCGTTCCTCGGCGCCGTCGCCGACCCCGACGCCCTGTCGCGGGACCCGGTGATGGCGGAGCTGCTCGACGAGGCCACCGACCGGCTCGCCCGGGCCGACGTACGTGCCATGGCCGACTGGGCGGCGAGCGCCCTCGCCCTCGACCTGCGCCCGCGGGCGCGCGCCGTCACCGCCCCGGTCCTGCTGGTTTCCGGGGCGCGCGACCGCGTCACCCGCCCCGCCGGCGCGGAGGCCCTCGCCGCGGCCCTCCCCGACGCACGCCTGCTGCGCCTCGACGGCGTCGGCCACTTCCCCCACCTCGAGGCCCCCGGCGCCGTCCTGCCCGCCGTCGCGGGGCACCTGGCGTGA
- a CDS encoding UTP--glucose-1-phosphate uridylyltransferase, which yields MSLGDRLRDAGQGHLAEALDRLQGPAHDHLRAEIEALDLPLVTRLVEELRAGGGAHDLGEIAPPAPETLIALPRDDADREREARARTAGEDLLRAGGVAAVLLAGGQGTRLGFDGPKGLFPFAPISGRTLFAHHAAKIAALRTRYATDLPWYVLTSPQNDDATRAAFEEAGWFGLDPASVRLVVQGTLPAVDRATGRILLERPDRLALSPDGHGGLLSALRRSGALDEMAAAGIRTMFTFQVDNPLARVCRPEFLGHHFLEAADMSSVVVRKVGPEEKMGVIARIDGRAGVVEYSDLPDELAQQRDDDGELVYWAGSIAVHCVDVAFAQTLTRGGLDLPYHHALKKVPHVDADGRPVEPDAPNAIKFETFLFDALPAAERTVTVEAAREDEFSPIKNAEGADSPATARRDLNRLYARWLTAAGVAVPSGPDGEPVDLEIDPRRALDAAELNASVTPDLRIDGPTVLGPLEG from the coding sequence ATGAGCCTCGGCGACCGCCTCCGCGACGCCGGCCAGGGGCACCTGGCCGAGGCGCTCGACCGCCTGCAGGGGCCGGCGCACGACCACCTGCGCGCCGAGATCGAGGCGCTCGACCTGCCCCTCGTGACGCGCCTCGTCGAGGAGCTGCGGGCGGGCGGCGGGGCGCACGACCTCGGTGAGATCGCGCCCCCCGCCCCCGAGACGCTGATCGCGCTGCCGCGCGACGACGCCGACCGGGAGCGGGAGGCGCGCGCCCGCACCGCCGGCGAGGACCTGCTCCGCGCCGGCGGCGTCGCCGCGGTGCTCCTCGCCGGGGGGCAGGGCACCCGCCTCGGCTTCGACGGGCCGAAGGGGCTGTTCCCGTTCGCCCCGATCAGCGGCCGCACCCTCTTCGCGCACCACGCCGCGAAGATCGCCGCCCTCCGGACCCGCTACGCGACGGACCTCCCCTGGTACGTCCTCACCTCGCCGCAGAACGACGACGCCACCCGCGCCGCCTTCGAGGAGGCCGGGTGGTTCGGCCTGGACCCCGCCTCCGTGCGGCTCGTCGTGCAGGGCACCCTGCCGGCCGTCGACCGCGCCACCGGGCGGATCCTGCTCGAGCGGCCCGACCGGCTCGCGTTGTCGCCCGACGGCCACGGGGGCCTGCTGTCGGCATTGCGCCGTTCGGGCGCCCTCGACGAGATGGCCGCCGCCGGCATCCGCACGATGTTCACGTTCCAGGTCGACAACCCCCTCGCGCGCGTCTGCCGCCCCGAGTTCCTCGGCCACCACTTCCTGGAGGCCGCCGACATGTCGTCGGTCGTCGTCCGGAAGGTCGGCCCCGAGGAGAAGATGGGCGTCATCGCCCGCATCGACGGGCGCGCCGGGGTCGTCGAGTACAGCGACCTGCCCGACGAGCTCGCGCAGCAGCGCGACGACGACGGCGAGCTCGTCTACTGGGCCGGCTCCATCGCCGTCCACTGCGTCGACGTCGCGTTCGCGCAGACGCTCACCCGCGGGGGCCTCGACCTGCCGTACCACCACGCCCTGAAGAAGGTCCCCCACGTCGACGCGGACGGACGGCCCGTGGAGCCCGACGCGCCGAACGCGATCAAGTTCGAGACGTTCCTCTTCGACGCCCTCCCGGCGGCGGAGCGGACCGTCACGGTCGAGGCCGCCCGCGAGGACGAGTTCTCGCCGATCAAGAACGCCGAGGGCGCCGACTCCCCCGCCACCGCACGGCGCGACCTCAACCGCCTCTACGCCCGGTGGCTCACCGCCGCGGGCGTCGCCGTGCCGTCGGGTCCCGACGGGGAGCCCGTCGACCTGGAGATCGACCCGCGCCGGGCGCTCGACGCCGCCGAGCTCAACGCCTCGGTCACGCCGGACCTGCGCATCGACGGCCCCACGGTGCTCGGCCCCCTCGAGGGGTAG
- a CDS encoding zinc-dependent alcohol dehydrogenase yields the protein MRGLTFQGLNDVRVEDVPDASIEEPTDAVVRVTMAGICGSDLHIYNAGEAFGFAPGSRLGHEFIGTVEAVGADVTAVAPGDRVLSSCSVACGECTWCREGLASSCVRWSLFGWAPRTWQHGGSVQGAQSELMRVPLADTTLHPMPESLRGEDRERSLLPLVDVMSTGWHGLTAAGTAAGQSVVVIGDGAVGLAGVHGARAKGAERIVCLGHHAGRLETATALGATLVIDSRDDDEITQLVMEHTSGEGAHVVIDSISGPSSMATAHATVRPGGTIACLGMDHFMGKTPNVNWFDQFLRNISVTGGLVPGKRYFPELLGLVESGKLDPAPMLSHTLPLAEAAEGYRMMAGRVDGVTKVALRPGA from the coding sequence ATGCGAGGACTGACCTTCCAGGGCCTGAACGACGTACGTGTCGAGGACGTGCCGGACGCCTCCATCGAGGAGCCGACCGACGCGGTCGTGCGCGTCACGATGGCCGGCATCTGCGGGTCGGACCTCCACATCTACAACGCCGGCGAGGCCTTCGGCTTCGCGCCCGGCTCGCGGCTCGGCCACGAGTTCATCGGCACCGTCGAGGCCGTCGGCGCGGACGTGACCGCCGTCGCCCCCGGCGACCGCGTCCTCTCGTCGTGCTCCGTCGCGTGCGGCGAGTGCACCTGGTGCCGCGAGGGCCTCGCGTCCTCGTGCGTCCGCTGGTCCCTCTTCGGGTGGGCGCCGCGCACCTGGCAGCACGGCGGCTCCGTGCAGGGCGCCCAGTCGGAGCTCATGCGCGTCCCCCTCGCCGACACCACGCTGCACCCGATGCCGGAGTCGCTGCGCGGCGAGGACCGCGAGCGCAGCCTCCTGCCGCTCGTCGACGTGATGTCCACCGGGTGGCACGGCCTCACCGCCGCCGGCACCGCCGCCGGGCAGTCCGTCGTCGTCATCGGCGACGGCGCCGTCGGCCTGGCCGGCGTCCACGGCGCCCGGGCGAAGGGCGCCGAGCGGATCGTCTGCCTCGGCCACCACGCCGGCCGCCTCGAGACCGCGACCGCGCTCGGCGCGACCCTCGTGATCGACTCGCGCGACGACGACGAGATCACGCAGCTGGTGATGGAGCACACCTCCGGGGAGGGCGCCCACGTCGTGATCGACTCGATCTCGGGCCCCTCCTCGATGGCCACCGCCCACGCCACCGTGCGCCCCGGCGGCACCATCGCCTGCCTCGGCATGGACCACTTCATGGGGAAGACGCCGAACGTCAACTGGTTCGACCAGTTCCTGCGCAACATCTCGGTGACCGGCGGCCTCGTGCCCGGCAAGCGCTACTTCCCGGAGCTGCTCGGGCTGGTGGAGTCCGGGAAGCTCGACCCCGCCCCGATGCTGTCGCACACCCTCCCGCTCGCCGAGGCGGCCGAGGGGTACCGGATGATGGCCGGGCGCGTCGACGGCGTCACGAAGGTGGCGCTCCGCCCGGGCGCATGA
- a CDS encoding ABC transporter ATP-binding protein: MAPAISVRGVVKRFGRITAVDGFDLEVPAGSCVGLLGPNGAGKSTTMKLLTAQSIADEGELEVLGYRLPAESKQARAECGVVPQLDNLDTTLTVEQNLLVFSYLYRVPRADRSAAIDRALAIANLADRRGDRVEALSGGMRRRLLIARALVHRPSLILLDEPTVGLDPQVRQELWALIGALRSEGVSILMSTHYIEEAERLADTVTIMSHGRAVASGPPAALVREHAGAEAIEVYGPPARLREVEDEAAVAGLRTRRTGTSISVLALERANGRPLPEGHRRAATLEDVFVLLTGEEIA, translated from the coding sequence GTGGCGCCCGCGATCAGCGTGCGGGGCGTGGTGAAGCGCTTCGGGCGGATCACCGCGGTGGACGGGTTCGACCTCGAGGTGCCGGCGGGCTCCTGCGTGGGGCTGCTCGGGCCGAACGGCGCCGGCAAGTCGACGACGATGAAGCTCCTGACGGCGCAGTCGATCGCCGACGAGGGCGAGCTGGAGGTGCTCGGGTACCGCCTGCCGGCGGAGTCGAAGCAGGCGCGCGCCGAGTGCGGCGTCGTGCCCCAGCTCGACAACCTCGACACCACGCTCACCGTCGAGCAGAACCTGCTCGTCTTCTCGTACCTCTACCGGGTGCCGCGCGCGGACCGGAGCGCCGCGATCGACCGGGCGCTCGCCATCGCCAACCTCGCCGACCGGCGCGGCGACCGGGTCGAGGCCCTGTCGGGCGGCATGCGCCGGCGCCTGCTGATCGCCCGCGCCCTCGTGCACCGGCCGTCGCTGATCCTGCTCGACGAGCCGACCGTCGGCCTCGACCCGCAGGTGCGCCAGGAGCTGTGGGCCCTGATCGGCGCGCTCCGCTCGGAGGGCGTCTCGATCCTGATGTCGACGCACTACATCGAGGAGGCCGAGCGCCTCGCCGACACCGTCACGATCATGTCGCACGGCCGCGCCGTCGCCTCCGGCCCCCCCGCCGCGCTCGTGCGCGAGCACGCCGGGGCCGAGGCGATCGAGGTCTACGGGCCGCCGGCGCGCCTGCGCGAGGTCGAGGACGAGGCCGCCGTCGCCGGCCTGCGGACCCGCCGCACCGGCACGTCGATCTCGGTGCTGGCGCTGGAGCGGGCGAACGGGCGGCCCCTGCCCGAGGGCCACCGCCGCGCGGCGACCCTCGAGGACGTGTTCGTGCTGCTGACCGGCGAGGAGATCGCGTGA
- a CDS encoding OsmC family protein, which produces MEPPPHAALAERFRQDPAKAAVVVRVGTELRDGMHCRTTARGHVTEADEPRSVGGTDTAQSPVELLLTSFATCQAVTYRLWADELGIPLDRVGVELEGDLDLRGFIGLADDVPAGYSAIRVVVTLEGPAGAGRYRELADAVDRHCPVTDVLVRPIPVVRELVLP; this is translated from the coding sequence ATGGAGCCACCGCCGCACGCGGCGCTCGCCGAGCGCTTCCGCCAGGACCCCGCGAAGGCGGCGGTCGTCGTCCGGGTCGGGACCGAGCTGCGCGACGGGATGCACTGCCGGACGACGGCGCGCGGCCACGTGACCGAGGCCGACGAGCCGCGCTCGGTGGGCGGCACCGACACGGCGCAGAGCCCCGTCGAGCTGCTGCTGACGAGCTTCGCGACGTGCCAGGCGGTGACGTACCGCCTCTGGGCCGACGAGCTGGGGATCCCCCTCGACCGGGTCGGGGTGGAGCTGGAGGGCGACCTCGACCTGCGCGGCTTCATCGGCCTCGCCGACGACGTCCCCGCCGGCTACTCCGCGATCCGGGTCGTCGTGACGCTGGAGGGCCCGGCGGGCGCGGGCCGGTACCGCGAGCTCGCGGACGCCGTCGACCGCCACTGCCCCGTCACCGACGTGCTGGTGCGCCCCATCCCGGTCGTGCGGGAGCTCGTGCTGCCCTAG